The DNA region tttcccccaaatgcaTGTTAAATTCATAGAATTTAACACACATTTGAAGAAATTCTGTTGTTCTATAGTTAAAGTGGCAAGCACACTTGGATATTCTACTGCTTTATACAATGCCCCATAAAAGGCTAAGATTACCAGTCTGACCATTCGAATTAGTACACAGCTCACAGCTGTGATCACACAAGTTATCATGGTCATTTCTCAATACATCAGTTCCACTCAAGTACTATGTGACACACTGCACAGCAGTCAAGGCGTTGGCTCATCCTTCCACACAATGCTCCTACAAGCAATAACCCTTTCAGGTGGTCCGAAGTCTTGGCTATGCAGTAAGCTTTCAAGACCCACATGCGAGTGCAGAAAGACCACTCATGCTGCAACAAGCAATCAGCATTCAAGCAGTGCTGAGGGCCTGCAGTAAGCTACAAGACTCAGATACAGGCAGTTATATGGCTCTAATGTTCTCAGTTTAGAAAGTACTTAACACTAGAAGTGATTTTGAGGGCAGAGCATGTATTTTTAGCACAGAAAGCTGTCACTGAAGCTCCAAAGACACCATTTCTATGCCAGAATAAAGTTCATCCTCTCAGGCAGCAGATTATTGCTATTAGCCAGCTATTGGAATTTAGCATAATCCAGAGAAGGTTAGAAGTAATCTTCGATACATTTCCCACCCCTGCTATTTATTGTGATTTTTACAATCCTTTTAGGATAGcaaaagaagacaagaaaaagTAGAATCAATTGCCAATATTGAAGTAGAGAAACAAAGATATTGAGTGGTTATTTTAATAGCATCTTTCCAAGTCTGTCCTAAAAATCTGCTCTTACCTTCTGCTGATGGTCTGAACTGCTCTTCAGATTCAGTGCTAGCTGTCTGGTCATCTGCTATTATCTCAGTTCTGTGGGAACTAAGTTTAATTTCTTCTGCAGGCATTGAGCTTTTTCCACTGTCAACCGAAACTAGGTTATCTTGAGAGGGGACATTAGCTGGAGACAGTTTAGAGGGATGCATTTTCTTCTCCTATAGAAGGAAAGCAATCCTTTTTACTGTTAATATAACACTTTACTTgtaatatgaaaatatattcagtATCATAATGATCAAATTGGTTTGTCAAACTAGCTGGGCAGCCAACATAAACCTCAAAAGTTCATAGGCACAGGAACTAAACAGTACTACCAAGGCGTTGTTTAAGCATAGTTCACATCAGACAGGAGTCACTCTTTAGAGTTCACACCCTTAGGTTTGTCCTTATACGCTATTGCTGATCAAAAAGAGAGATACTATGTACCAAGCTACCAATTTTGCTGCCTCTGATGTTAGCTTCAAAAGAAGTCTGTGCACAGTTGATAGTCACTCTAAAACTGATGAAGATCCTTAAAAACCAATTCTTACACAAAATACCAAACAAGGGATATAATGGTGAAGTCAAGAATAATTTTGCTCTATTAAACAACTGGCCAAGAAATTGATATCTTTCCTATACATCACCATGGTTAGTTGTCCTGGAAGTTCAGCTTCTGTTTGAATTCCTAGCTTGTCTTCTTGAACTCCTGGCTTGTCTTCTGCCACACTCCGTTTACTGATTTccctaaagaaaaaaaggtatcaACAAAGTCACCTAGACAATTCTGAATTCTGTTTGCTAGATATACTGAAACACTGAATAAAATAAGCTTATTTGAGAGCTTCTACCGCTGCAGTACAGAAAGCTTCAAGGGTGGGGATGTAAATTCACTGTCTTTCCTGATGACACTTAAGTGACAGAAAGCTCTGTTCATCAGAAGCCGTGCTATCTGGGAAGCAGAGAAAGTCACAGCAGTATCACAGAAGAGTCTTACACTTGACTTAATACCCTTGACTTATTTGTATCTGTAAAGgccaaattattttttaagatgaactttttaaaaaaaaaaacgaacTAGGATTTACAAGGCAGCCTGCTACACTTTCCACCAAAAGAACGCAGCATGACTATTGGTGTAAAGCTTCATTAGAAGTCCAATACTTCATTTATTGATGACAGTGTAAGTATTATTTACCAAGTGAAAAGTTACAAGTAGCTGATCATGGTACACAGGGAGTAAGAGAGCAGACACTTGTTTCTGCCAAATGAACATCTCATGAAAGTTTACTTCAGGAAAGCATCTGCCTATAGTAATGCAAAAGCTGCTGACAATTTAATAGTTACAATTTCTAGGAAACAAAACACCATCTCCCATTCTCAAGTGAGAAGAACTCTACTTTAATTTGGTGACAGAAAAATGCAACATTTATGGGAAGCAgttttttaattggaaatagCATTCAGATCCCAAGACAATGCAAGGAAGGAACACTACTCACAGAGCTCAGCCAGTACTTTAACTCACTTCAATCAGCCCTTAATTCCACACTGTAAATATGGAACAGAACTGTCTAGTCCCTTCTCATGCTGCATAAAGCACAACTGTGCCAATTAACTCTCCAGTCACATCAAAATACATAGTTCTTTTGAAAGATAGCAGCAGCTACCTGATTCTCCACACTTGGTTCTTTATCCTCACTCCTCCAAAATTAGAATAATTTGACCAAGGTATTAATGCTCTTCCCACATAAGCctgttctcttcccttcctcaagATTTAAGAATAACTTTTGCCCAGACCTAGCCATTTCCAGATGGTTTCCCCAACAAGATCTTTGCCATCACAACCCATTATGCTAGAGATGACATGTCAGAAGTTCGCCCATCTAGCTGAGGGAGAAACTCAAGGAGTTAAGAGTCCCTTTGTTATAAAAGATAAACCatcttttctcacagaagagTTCAAGGTACTTCTACATTCAATTATGCAGATTTACTTACAGACTTCCAGGATCTCTTTCCTCAAGAATCTCACAGGTAGTTGTCATGTTATCCTGCTCCACTGGAAGAGACTCCTTCCTTGACAAGGTACCATCCTGCTCCTCTTGCAGATGAGCTTTTTGAGTGCTAGGTTTAGGGCACTTGGGTGAGCTGGAAATTTTAGAGCCTCCTCCAAATGGATTAAAGTTTGGATCATCAAGTTTGTCCCAGTCAAACTTATAAGATGCTTTGGGAACAGGAATTTCTTCTTCCACATTACTTACACTTTTCACTTCAGtattctctgtttttgttttagcaCTAGGAATTTTTTTGGAAGGTGGCTTAATTCCAGGTCTTTTACCTAGTTTCTTAGGAGGTGGTTTTCTAGCAGTGGTATTATCAAAGTCAAATTCCAGTTTTACTGGTCCAGCCTTGGTGATACCAGGCTTTTCTGCAGGTTCCCCCTTGGAGAtaccaggctcctctgcaggcTTCGACTCTTCTGTGGAGGGTTTTTCTGCTACTGAAACATTCTGAAGCTTCGGTTCCCCAGTTTTAGAAGAATCAGTTGCATCAGAACTACTAGGATCCAGTTTGCCAGATAATTGTACAGAATGTGCAGGTGCATCTGTTGATCCCACAGAGTTAGTGCAGCTTACTACATTGGAAGTAGATTTCACATCCTGCACAGAGTCACTGATTGCTTGCTTAGGAGTCAGCTTGTGTTTGTTAGACTCCTCTAACTCTGTCAAAACAGATTCTTTTCCAGAGAAAAGTATGTTTTCCTCTGCACTGGAGCTCTCTGTACTTGCTGCAGTTGAAGGAAAAGGAACTGTATCATCCAGTGGAAGAGAATTACTACTTTTTTCAGAAACTCTCTCAGGACTGCTAGATACAGGAGACTTTTGTAGATTTCCAGGGGAATTCTGCAGCTGCACTGAACTCTGAAAGGGATTGATGTCATTCAAGTTATCAAAGTCAATATTGTAGGAACCTCGGCTCTTCACTGGCATTTCATCATCTGGGTAAGGAGCAGCACTAACCTTCTCTGGCATTTGTGTATTTGACTGTGTATTACTTGCTTCAGCTTCAGTTTTTTGAAGACGATTGCTGCATTGAAAGAGTCAAATCACACATGATATAACTATTTTTCAGATATCATTTCAAATCATGTTTAAAAAGATGATTTGCACAAGTAGTTTTGTATGCTCTAGAACAGTCTTAATTTTTTATGTAGTATGGGAGCTGACAGCAAAAGAATAGCATAACAAAGAATCAGTTGCCATCAAAAGAGCCTGCAATTATGAGATGGTATACATGAACTACAGGAAAAAGAGTCAGTCCTTAAAGGTACTCAGTATTCCTAAGCTATCCATTTGACACAGCCAGCTTCTCTTATTCCAGTCACCACTGTGACAGCTCTACTCATCACAGTAAAACTGACATTTCCATTTCACTGAATAGTCCAAAACACGTAATACTCAGGATGAGTTAACAACAATCAGATCAAACACAGGCACAACTGCTAGTACATCTTCATGGTGATTTGTCTATGAGTCATGACTAACTCAGACTAGGCTCAAACTAGGATCATGACTCACTTCTCCCACTTCGTCCATTACTTTGTCTGGTCATTCTGGCCGATTTTGTATGTCTGAAAGTGTGCACCAGCATTTCATCTATGAGGTCCTACATATCAGAACAGAACCTGGACTTCAGGTATTCTCAACTCTGTACAACACCAAAGCTGAAGAGCAAAGCAGTCTACAAGAAAGTAAGTTCTCTCCAGTAAGAGAAAGAAGTAAGATTCTAACAGAAGAAGCAAGTTAAAGAAAGAGTTTGTATACTCACTACTGCTGGGTATTCTACAAGTTACTGCTCTCTGTTATTTCCCCAAGCTTAACTTTTTTGAGGCTCATCCTCAGACTACAGAGAGTTAAGCCATTACTTCCTGAAACAGTATTTCCTCCTATTGTTTTGTCCCTGTGCAAAGTAATTATTTGTGTGCCATTCATATCTGCTATAGAGCAGAACATGATTAAAAGCTGCTCAGTAAAAATACTACTTTGATAAACCTGAAAGTAAAGGCTGGAGATAAAGGTCAGAAAGTTCTTCTCACCCGGTTTGAGTGCCTCTTCCCTGCAACAGTTCAGCCCCAGACTTGTCTAACTAGTCAGGCCCCTCccattttctttcagtatttaacCCAATAAATGCCAGTCTAGAGAAAGATATCTACTGGAAACTTAAAGGACATAATTTTTTTTACTAATTCTCTCTAAAGAAAGTAATTCAGCAACATgcagtttttaattttaaaatacagatttgtttgtagcaagaagaaaagcaaaaaggataTATACAATACAAGCAATGCCTTGACACACAATTACATCCCTAACTAAAAACAGTTAGGGGCCAGCTCTTAACTCCATTGAGCTGTATACGTATTAGATCTTCATTTATTCATGCGAACAATAAGTTTGAGCCATAGATGCAATTAAGcaaatagtttaaaaaatgtgGTGGCTTACTTTTCTAAGCTACAGTATACATGCAAGTTAATAACTGTTGAAGTGAATCCAACAATTTAAGGGGCACTGAGAAGTTAAATAAGGACTGATCATCCACTGTTTTcatctttctcccttctccccttcccaaatgcaaaAATAGGGGGCTAAGTAAAACTAACATgtagtttaaaacaaacaaaaggacatATTCCTCCACAGAAGAGGAGGCTAAGCTCCAAGACCTCTTGCCACTAGACATTACAGACATCAGACGTTTACAACAGTTTAAAACAAGGTTGAAAAATTCAGTAAGAAAAATATCCACTGAGAGCTATTAAATAACATAATAGCATTGTATCATTGCTATACTATTATAACAGTATCTCTAGTGAAGAGGTTGCAAAACCTTAAGTTGCAACACTGCAGACTGCTCTTCTCTAGGCAGCTGCCATTGGCTACACTGGGACACAGGCTCCTAGGCTAGAGATGCACAAACTACTTCTAACTTGGGATTGATGCTACATTCACTTcaggttgcttttttttgttttgaatcttAGCACTGACTCAAGATGTTAATTCAAGCCAACTCTTCAGAAGACACATCTTAAGaattaaatttaaagaaataaaatagta from Apteryx mantelli isolate bAptMan1 chromosome 5, bAptMan1.hap1, whole genome shotgun sequence includes:
- the TACC3 gene encoding transforming acidic coiled-coil-containing protein 3 isoform X2, with the translated sequence MSLQILNAENGENCENINDDLTAENCGFCFTPPEPTGRPSILRLSQKENFPPRSVAKAMKVTFQTPLRDPQTRKILSPTMTDKLEATFTLDDCREAPEDDLLSAFNNVDNRLQKTEAEASNTQSNTQMPEKVSAAPYPDDEMPVKSRGSYNIDFDNLNDINPFQSSVQLQNSPGNLQKSPVSSSPERVSEKSSNSLPLDDTVPFPSTAASTESSSAEENILFSGKESVLTELEESNKHKLTPKQAISDSVQDVKSTSNVVSCTNSVGSTDAPAHSVQLSGKLDPSSSDATDSSKTGEPKLQNVSVAEKPSTEESKPAEEPGISKGEPAEKPGITKAGPVKLEFDFDNTTARKPPPKKLGKRPGIKPPSKKIPSAKTKTENTEVKSVSNVEEEIPVPKASYKFDWDKLDDPNFNPFGGGSKISSSPKCPKPSTQKAHLQEEQDGTLSRKESLPVEQDNMTTTCEILEERDPGSLEISKRSVAEDKPGVQEDKLGIQTEAELPGQLTMEKKMHPSKLSPANVPSQDNLVSVDSGKSSMPAEEIKLSSHRTEIIADDQTASTESEEQFRPSAEVLGMGIEIDYLEQFGTSSFKESALRKQSLYLKFDPLLRDSPRKPISGTIETNMSIMTAPLQCGRLLEEAEKTAVNLQNEEKPKGLDLLGTFTTSVTGPIIPDSLTSDVSPLPFAASANTVVDAIIDVLKYSQKDMDAAVELVKKEVQEKQLETLEWKKKYDKLHMEYKEMGKIVAEFEGTITQMMEDAHKQKELSKKEMQRMVEEKQQVISDLNSMEKSFSELFKRFEKQKEVLEGYRKNEDALKKCAEDYLARIKKEEQRYQALKAHAEEKLHQANEEIAQVRSRAKSETAALQASLRKEQMRIQSLERSLEQKTKENDELTKICDDLILKMEKI
- the TACC3 gene encoding transforming acidic coiled-coil-containing protein 3 isoform X1 yields the protein MSLQILNAENGENCENINDDLTAENCGFCFTPPEPTGRPSILRLSQKENFPPRSVAKAMKVTFQTPLRDPQTRKILSPTMTDKLEATFTLDDCREAPEDDLLSAFNNVDNRLQKTEAEASNTQSNTQMPEKVSAAPYPDDEMPVKSRGSYNIDFDNLNDINPFQSSVQLQNSPGNLQKSPVSSSPERVSEKSSNSLPLDDTVPFPSTAASTESSSAEENILFSGKESVLTELEESNKHKLTPKQAISDSVQDVKSTSNVVSCTNSVGSTDAPAHSVQLSGKLDPSSSDATDSSKTGEPKLQNVSVAEKPSTEESKPAEEPGISKGEPAEKPGITKAGPVKLEFDFDNTTARKPPPKKLGKRPGIKPPSKKIPSAKTKTENTEVKSVSNVEEEIPVPKASYKFDWDKLDDPNFNPFGGGSKISSSPKCPKPSTQKAHLQEEQDGTLSRKESLPVEQDNMTTTCEILEERDPGSLEISKRSVAEDKPGVQEDKLGIQTEAELPGQLTMEKKMHPSKLSPANVPSQDNLVSVDSGKSSMPAEEIKLSSHRTEIIADDQTASTESEEQFRPSAEVLGMGIEIDYLEQFGTSSFKESALRKQSLYLKFDPLLRDSPRKPISGTIETNMSIMTAPLQCGPFADLSRLLEEAEKTAVNLQNEEKPKGLDLLGTFTTSVTGPIIPDSLTSDVSPLPFAASANTVVDAIIDVLKYSQKDMDAAVELVKKEVQEKQLETLEWKKKYDKLHMEYKEMGKIVAEFEGTITQMMEDAHKQKELSKKEMQRMVEEKQQVISDLNSMEKSFSELFKRFEKQKEVLEGYRKNEDALKKCAEDYLARIKKEEQRYQALKAHAEEKLHQANEEIAQVRSRAKSETAALQASLRKEQMRIQSLERSLEQKTKENDELTKICDDLILKMEKI
- the TACC3 gene encoding transforming acidic coiled-coil-containing protein 3 isoform X3 produces the protein MSLQILNAENGENCENINDDLTAENCGFCFTPPEPTGRPSILRLSQKENFPPRSVAKAMKVTFQTPLRDPQTRKILSPTMTDKLEATFTLDDCREAPEDDLLSAFNNVDNRLQKTEAEASNTQSNTQMPEKVSAAPYPDDEMPVKSRGSYNIDFDNLNDINPFQSSVQLQNSPGNLQKSPVSSSPERVSEKSSNSLPLDDTVPFPSTAASTESSSAEENILFSGKESVLTELEESNKHKLTPKQAISDSVQDVKSTSNVVSCTNSVGSTDAPAHSVQLSGKLDPSSSDATDSSKTGEPKLQNVSVAEKPSTEESKPAEEPGISKGEPAEKPGITKAGPVKLEFDFDNTTARKPPPKKLGKRPGIKPPSKKIPSAKTKTENTEVKSVSNVEEEIPVPKASYKFDWDKLDDPNFNPFGGGSKISSSPKCPKPSTQKAHLQEEQDGTLSRKESLPVEQDNMTTTCEILEERDPGSLEISKRSVAEDKPGVQEDKLGIQTEAELPGQLTMEKKMHPSKLSPANVPSQDNLVSVDSGKSSMPAEEIKLSSHRTEIIADDQTASTESEEQFRPSAEVLGMGIEIDYLEQFGTSSFKESALRKQSLYLKFDPLLRDSPRKPISGTIETNMSIMTAPLQCGLLEEAEKTAVNLQNEEKPKGLDLLGTFTTSVTGPIIPDSLTSDVSPLPFAASANTVVDAIIDVLKYSQKDMDAAVELVKKEVQEKQLETLEWKKKYDKLHMEYKEMGKIVAEFEGTITQMMEDAHKQKELSKKEMQRMVEEKQQVISDLNSMEKSFSELFKRFEKQKEVLEGYRKNEDALKKCAEDYLARIKKEEQRYQALKAHAEEKLHQANEEIAQVRSRAKSETAALQASLRKEQMRIQSLERSLEQKTKENDELTKICDDLILKMEKI
- the TACC3 gene encoding transforming acidic coiled-coil-containing protein 3 isoform X4 translates to MPEKVSAAPYPDDEMPVKSRGSYNIDFDNLNDINPFQSSVQLQNSPGNLQKSPVSSSPERVSEKSSNSLPLDDTVPFPSTAASTESSSAEENILFSGKESVLTELEESNKHKLTPKQAISDSVQDVKSTSNVVSCTNSVGSTDAPAHSVQLSGKLDPSSSDATDSSKTGEPKLQNVSVAEKPSTEESKPAEEPGISKGEPAEKPGITKAGPVKLEFDFDNTTARKPPPKKLGKRPGIKPPSKKIPSAKTKTENTEVKSVSNVEEEIPVPKASYKFDWDKLDDPNFNPFGGGSKISSSPKCPKPSTQKAHLQEEQDGTLSRKESLPVEQDNMTTTCEILEERDPGSLEISKRSVAEDKPGVQEDKLGIQTEAELPGQLTMEKKMHPSKLSPANVPSQDNLVSVDSGKSSMPAEEIKLSSHRTEIIADDQTASTESEEQFRPSAEVLGMGIEIDYLEQFGTSSFKESALRKQSLYLKFDPLLRDSPRKPISGTIETNMSIMTAPLQCGPFADLSRLLEEAEKTAVNLQNEEKPKGLDLLGTFTTSVTGPIIPDSLTSDVSPLPFAASANTVVDAIIDVLKYSQKDMDAAVELVKKEVQEKQLETLEWKKKYDKLHMEYKEMGKIVAEFEGTITQMMEDAHKQKELSKKEMQRMVEEKQQVISDLNSMEKSFSELFKRFEKQKEVLEGYRKNEDALKKCAEDYLARIKKEEQRYQALKAHAEEKLHQANEEIAQVRSRAKSETAALQASLRKEQMRIQSLERSLEQKTKENDELTKICDDLILKMEKI